A region of Planococcus sp. MSAK28401 DNA encodes the following proteins:
- a CDS encoding YggT family protein, whose amino-acid sequence MILLINILLGAINIYFYLLIISVFMSWVPSIKESAFGQAISRITDPYLDIFRRFIPPIGMIDISPIVAIFTLSLASQGILTLADYLL is encoded by the coding sequence ATGATTCTTCTTATCAATATACTACTTGGAGCTATAAACATTTATTTCTATTTGCTGATCATCAGTGTCTTCATGAGCTGGGTGCCGAGTATCAAGGAATCTGCTTTCGGGCAGGCCATTTCCCGCATCACCGATCCTTATCTGGATATTTTCCGCCGCTTTATCCCGCCGATCGGCATGATCGATATCTCGCCGATTGTGGCCATTTTCACATTGAGCCTCGCAAGCCAAGGAATCCTCACATTGGCTGACTACCTTCTCTGA
- a CDS encoding cell division protein SepF, giving the protein MSMKDKFKNFFYLDEYEEDPVQEERKQRPVQRYEKPAPAAAAEQPQKKAPKPMKERRENLEEPTVQNIVNLQNSSASSSKVSLAEPRVYAEAQDIAESLKTKQAVVVNLQRIERDQGLRIIDFLSGTVYALGGDIQRIGTDIFLCVPDTVEVDGAISDYYHDDQQ; this is encoded by the coding sequence ATGAGCATGAAGGATAAATTCAAGAATTTCTTTTACCTGGATGAGTACGAGGAAGATCCTGTCCAGGAAGAACGCAAGCAGCGTCCTGTGCAGCGTTATGAGAAGCCGGCCCCGGCAGCAGCTGCCGAACAGCCGCAGAAGAAAGCACCAAAGCCAATGAAAGAACGCCGTGAGAATTTGGAGGAACCTACCGTGCAGAATATAGTCAATTTGCAGAATTCATCTGCTTCTTCATCAAAAGTCAGCTTGGCGGAACCGCGTGTCTATGCGGAAGCGCAGGATATTGCGGAGAGCTTGAAAACAAAACAGGCCGTCGTGGTCAACTTACAGCGCATTGAACGGGACCAAGGCCTCCGGATCATCGATTTCCTGAGCGGCACTGTTTATGCACTAGGCGGGGACATTCAGCGCATTGGGACCGACATCTTCCTGTGCGTGCCGGACACGGTCGAAGTGGATGGCGCCATCTCCGATTATTATCACGACGATCAACAATAG
- a CDS encoding YggS family pyridoxal phosphate-dependent enzyme: MKAIKPIFEEMAHTLNEINSGIEIVAVTKQVGIDRTQEAVDAGIRHLGENRPEGLKLKHGEIKGDVVWHYIGTLQSRKVKDVIGLIDYLHSLDRMSLAKEIQKRADQPVNCFIQVNVSGEDSKSGFPPEEVPAVIESLKEFDKVRVVGLMTMAPNTDDEALLRATFKGLKELQQQIAAKKWAHAPCTELSMGMSNDYLIAAEEGATFVRVGTALVGSESEAER, translated from the coding sequence ATGAAAGCGATTAAACCGATATTTGAAGAAATGGCCCATACATTAAATGAAATCAATAGCGGCATTGAAATCGTCGCAGTCACAAAACAAGTTGGAATCGACAGAACACAGGAAGCCGTTGATGCGGGTATCCGCCACCTGGGCGAAAACCGTCCGGAAGGCCTCAAGCTGAAACACGGGGAGATCAAAGGCGATGTCGTTTGGCATTATATCGGCACGCTTCAGTCACGGAAAGTCAAGGACGTGATTGGTCTCATCGATTATCTTCATTCCCTGGACCGTATGAGTTTGGCGAAAGAAATTCAAAAACGTGCCGATCAGCCTGTCAATTGCTTTATCCAAGTCAATGTTTCCGGTGAGGATTCCAAAAGCGGCTTTCCTCCTGAGGAAGTTCCTGCTGTTATCGAATCCTTGAAGGAATTCGATAAGGTGCGTGTGGTCGGCTTGATGACCATGGCACCGAACACAGATGATGAAGCTTTATTGAGAGCGACTTTTAAAGGATTGAAAGAGTTGCAGCAGCAAATTGCAGCCAAGAAATGGGCGCACGCCCCTTGCACAGAATTGTCGATGGGCATGTCGAATGATTACTTGATTGCGGCTGAAGAAGGCGCGACGTTTGTCCGCGTCGGGACCGCATTGGTAGGGTCGGAAAGTGAGGCGGAAAGATGA
- the ftsZ gene encoding cell division protein FtsZ, with product MLEFDTNIDALAVIKVIGVGGGGNNAVNRMIEHGVQGVEFIAVNTDAQALNLSKAETRLQIGGKLTRGLGAGANPDVGKKAAEESKEQIEEALRGADMVFVTAGMGGGTGTGAAPVIAGIAKELGALTVGVVTRPFTFEGRKRSTQAIGGIATMKESVDTLIVIPNDRLLEIVDKNTPMLEAFREADNVLRQGVQGISDLIAVPGLINLDFADVKTIMSNKGSALMGIGVSSGENRAAEAAKKAVSSPLLEVSVDGAKGVLMNITGGSNLSLYEVQEAADIVASASDEEVNMIFGSVINDNLKDEIVVTVIATGFNEEQLNPAGRAPRGSGLNANRIQSIQQQNPAPSIREARREEQSQRREEQTPYYNQEPQRQDKQSEDALDIPTFLRNRQKRR from the coding sequence ATGTTGGAATTTGATACAAATATCGATGCATTAGCCGTAATTAAAGTCATTGGTGTCGGTGGCGGCGGAAACAACGCAGTCAACCGGATGATCGAACATGGAGTTCAAGGGGTGGAATTCATCGCTGTCAACACAGATGCGCAAGCCTTGAACCTTTCGAAAGCAGAAACACGCCTGCAAATCGGCGGAAAATTGACACGCGGACTTGGCGCCGGCGCTAACCCGGATGTCGGGAAAAAAGCAGCAGAAGAAAGCAAAGAACAAATCGAAGAAGCTTTGCGCGGAGCCGATATGGTCTTCGTAACTGCCGGCATGGGCGGGGGCACCGGTACGGGTGCTGCACCGGTCATCGCAGGTATCGCTAAAGAACTTGGCGCATTGACAGTGGGCGTCGTTACTCGTCCGTTCACATTCGAAGGCCGCAAGCGTTCGACTCAGGCTATCGGCGGAATCGCGACAATGAAAGAATCAGTCGATACATTGATCGTCATCCCGAATGACCGTCTACTCGAAATCGTCGACAAAAACACGCCGATGCTTGAAGCATTCCGTGAAGCGGATAATGTCCTTCGCCAAGGTGTACAAGGCATCTCTGATTTGATCGCGGTTCCTGGCCTTATCAACCTTGACTTCGCCGACGTGAAAACGATCATGTCGAACAAAGGCTCAGCGCTTATGGGTATCGGTGTCTCTTCAGGAGAAAACCGCGCTGCCGAAGCTGCGAAAAAAGCCGTATCAAGCCCATTGCTTGAAGTATCTGTCGATGGGGCAAAAGGCGTCTTGATGAACATTACTGGCGGTTCGAACTTGAGCTTGTATGAAGTACAGGAGGCTGCCGATATCGTCGCATCCGCTTCAGATGAAGAAGTGAACATGATCTTCGGTTCCGTTATCAACGATAACTTGAAAGATGAAATCGTCGTCACGGTTATCGCTACTGGATTCAACGAAGAACAATTGAACCCTGCTGGACGCGCACCACGCGGATCTGGATTGAACGCAAACCGCATTCAGTCGATTCAGCAGCAAAACCCGGCTCCTTCTATTCGTGAAGCACGCCGCGAAGAACAGTCCCAGCGCCGCGAAGAGCAAACTCCTTATTACAACCAGGAGCCTCAGCGCCAGGATAAGCAAAGTGAAGATGCGTTGGACATCCCGACATTCCTACGCAACAGACAAAAACGCCGTTAA
- the ftsA gene encoding cell division protein FtsA has product MSQSELYVSLDIGSSSVKVLIGEMTNKSLHVIGVGNVKSNGIKKGAIVDIDATVQSIKKAVDQAERMIGKEIHEVVLGIPANQVALQPVKGIVAVNSENREITDEDLERVLEAAQVMSIPPERELVNIIPEEYVVDHLGEIKDPRGMIGIRLEMDGTMVTTSKTVLHNVLRCVERAGLEIREIYVQPLVAGSYALTEDEKNHGTACIDIGGGSTSIAVFRDGHLRAASVIPVGGDHVTKDLSIVLKTPTEQAEKIKLEHGHAFFDDASEEEVFEVPVIGSDSREQYSQKYISEIIGVRMEELFELILDELYRLGIDELPGGVVLTGGMAKMDGLPELARSILQTRVRLFTPEFIGVREPQYTTAVGLIQYAYAEDLFYGNVGHSSAAAHSQKPEYVEQQPKKQKQPKQPKQDNEGVVSKAKKMFDRFFE; this is encoded by the coding sequence TTGAGTCAATCAGAATTATATGTAAGTTTGGATATCGGGTCTTCCTCCGTTAAAGTATTAATCGGAGAAATGACCAATAAATCGTTGCACGTCATCGGCGTCGGCAACGTCAAATCTAATGGAATTAAAAAAGGTGCGATTGTTGATATAGATGCAACTGTCCAGTCCATCAAAAAAGCTGTCGATCAGGCAGAGCGAATGATCGGCAAAGAAATCCACGAAGTCGTGCTGGGCATTCCAGCCAACCAAGTGGCATTGCAGCCGGTTAAAGGAATCGTTGCAGTAAACAGCGAGAACCGTGAAATCACGGATGAGGACCTGGAACGCGTGTTGGAAGCGGCACAAGTAATGTCGATTCCGCCAGAACGTGAATTGGTCAATATCATTCCTGAAGAATATGTCGTCGATCACCTTGGCGAGATCAAAGACCCTAGAGGCATGATCGGCATCCGTCTTGAAATGGATGGTACAATGGTAACGACTTCGAAAACGGTCTTGCACAATGTGCTTCGCTGTGTTGAACGCGCGGGTCTTGAAATCCGCGAGATTTATGTTCAGCCGCTAGTAGCCGGAAGCTATGCGTTGACGGAAGATGAAAAGAACCACGGAACGGCCTGCATCGATATTGGCGGTGGGTCGACTTCAATCGCAGTATTCCGTGATGGCCACCTGCGTGCGGCATCGGTCATTCCCGTCGGAGGCGACCATGTGACGAAAGATTTGTCGATTGTCTTGAAAACCCCGACAGAGCAAGCTGAAAAAATCAAGCTCGAACATGGCCACGCGTTCTTTGACGACGCTTCTGAAGAAGAAGTATTCGAAGTGCCGGTGATCGGTTCGGATTCAAGAGAACAATATAGCCAAAAATACATATCTGAAATAATCGGAGTTCGCATGGAAGAACTTTTCGAATTGATTTTGGATGAGTTATATCGCCTTGGCATCGATGAGCTGCCTGGCGGTGTCGTATTGACAGGCGGGATGGCCAAAATGGACGGCCTTCCAGAACTGGCAAGAAGCATTCTCCAAACGCGGGTGCGCCTGTTCACGCCTGAGTTTATCGGAGTTCGCGAGCCGCAGTATACAACAGCGGTTGGATTGATCCAATACGCTTACGCAGAAGATTTGTTCTACGGAAACGTCGGCCATAGTTCAGCAGCTGCACATTCGCAGAAACCTGAGTATGTGGAGCAGCAGCCGAAAAAGCAAAAACAGCCGAAACAACCGAAACAGGATAACGAAGGTGTCGTAAGCAAAGCCAAAAAAATGTTTGATCGTTTTTTTGAATAA
- a CDS encoding small basic family protein, which yields MWISILGLLLGISLGLLTDIQIPPEYASYLSIAVLASLDTLFGGIRAHLQQVYDDKVFVSGFFFNIVLAAGLAFLGVHLGVDLYLAAIFAFGVRLFQNIAVIRRILLSKWTEKNKLGEAN from the coding sequence ATGTGGATATCGATTCTTGGATTGCTGTTGGGCATTTCGCTTGGCTTGTTGACGGATATCCAAATACCGCCTGAATACGCCAGTTATTTATCGATAGCGGTACTTGCTTCCCTGGATACACTCTTTGGAGGCATAAGGGCTCACTTGCAGCAAGTATACGACGACAAAGTTTTTGTTTCGGGGTTTTTCTTCAATATTGTTCTTGCCGCAGGCCTCGCTTTTCTCGGTGTCCATTTAGGTGTAGATTTGTATTTGGCAGCCATTTTCGCATTCGGCGTCCGGCTATTCCAGAATATTGCGGTGATCCGCCGCATTTTGCTTTCGAAATGGACCGAAAAAAACAAGCTTGGTGAGGCGAATTGA
- a CDS encoding DUF881 domain-containing protein: protein MQKRITGRFTVILFIIGFMTATQYNTINTDDSRDSRDTWEIRQQLSREKQLYSELLSEISLLEDTLGKYSDEATQDPEAVLKETVADLRSTAGFSQVTGPGIELEIRPSLEAIALGTEITEIPPDLLIRLVNEINRFDGIELAIAGERIINTTAIRDINGYTTVNADPISTPPFTIGITATSMEEARKLASHLTASAIHDDFYIDDLTITISELQEELVLPAFDKEINMEHLQAVEGE from the coding sequence ATGCAAAAACGAATCACGGGCCGTTTTACGGTCATTCTTTTTATTATCGGTTTTATGACAGCGACACAATACAATACTATAAATACGGATGATAGCCGGGATTCCCGCGATACGTGGGAAATCCGCCAGCAATTATCAAGGGAAAAGCAACTTTATTCGGAACTGCTGTCAGAAATCAGTTTGCTTGAAGACACACTTGGCAAGTATAGCGACGAAGCGACTCAAGACCCGGAAGCGGTTTTGAAAGAAACGGTTGCAGATTTACGGAGCACCGCTGGTTTTTCGCAAGTGACTGGGCCGGGAATCGAACTCGAGATCCGCCCATCACTTGAAGCGATTGCGCTTGGAACCGAGATAACGGAAATTCCGCCGGATTTATTGATTCGTTTGGTGAATGAAATCAACCGCTTTGACGGCATTGAGTTAGCGATTGCAGGGGAGCGTATCATCAACACGACCGCAATACGCGATATCAATGGCTACACCACGGTCAACGCAGACCCCATCTCGACGCCGCCATTCACAATCGGCATTACGGCAACGAGCATGGAGGAAGCGCGGAAACTTGCAAGTCATCTGACGGCATCCGCGATTCATGATGATTTTTACATAGACGATTTGACGATAACTATTTCAGAGCTGCAGGAAGAATTGGTGCTGCCGGCTTTTGACAAAGAAATCAACATGGAGCATCTACAAGCTGTGGAGGGGGAGTAG
- a CDS encoding DUF881 domain-containing protein, producing MKTSKNNDRKSISKSIVFSLVFLVLGFIMAYSYSLSNQQEAESNFTGASFFEQKEQYRKELIEQQERNKELRDELDDKQKAVQEFERSVVDGEENYMVYAREAEELRRFLGLVPVKGQGLKVTLQDGDYTADNVNPNDYIVHESHVFQVINELYLSGAEAIAVNGQRIHGNSHIVCTGPVITVDGIQHPAPFMIEAIGSPEVLTASMQLSGGVQDQLVNDNLTVTLDSGQVIRMPALLSELEAGG from the coding sequence TTGAAAACATCGAAGAACAATGACCGCAAAAGCATCAGCAAGTCGATCGTCTTCTCGCTCGTTTTCTTGGTTCTCGGATTTATCATGGCCTATTCGTATAGTTTGTCGAACCAGCAGGAAGCGGAAAGTAATTTCACGGGAGCCAGTTTTTTCGAGCAAAAAGAACAATACAGGAAAGAATTGATCGAACAGCAAGAGCGCAATAAAGAATTGCGCGACGAGCTGGATGATAAGCAAAAAGCTGTCCAGGAATTTGAGCGCTCTGTGGTGGATGGCGAGGAAAATTATATGGTTTACGCCCGGGAGGCAGAAGAGTTGAGACGCTTCCTCGGGCTTGTTCCGGTTAAAGGGCAAGGTTTGAAAGTGACTTTGCAGGACGGCGATTACACGGCTGACAATGTGAATCCGAACGACTATATTGTCCATGAAAGCCATGTATTTCAAGTGATCAACGAACTTTATCTTTCCGGAGCCGAGGCGATTGCAGTGAATGGGCAGCGGATTCACGGCAATTCCCATATTGTCTGCACGGGTCCTGTCATCACAGTCGACGGCATCCAGCATCCTGCGCCATTCATGATCGAAGCGATCGGCAGTCCAGAGGTGTTGACTGCCTCCATGCAGCTGTCAGGCGGCGTTCAGGATCAGCTCGTCAACGATAACCTCACTGTTACGCTTGATTCAGGGCAAGTCATCCGCATGCCGGCACTTTTGTCGGAGTTGGAGGCAGGAGGATGA
- a CDS encoding cell division protein FtsQ/DivIB, with amino-acid sequence MDKVIDIEERIPTLRERRRKRSNRKFAALLTVFLSLLFILLYSQSTYSEIRDIKVTGAELFDGESYEQASTLAVGDSMWSFDSGEIEQEIESLEWVESATVEKKWLSSVEIEIEEFVEMGYLDQGNSYQVVLSNGVVLNQPISVVEGPIFLNFEDEAKREALIEQLVKTDPEVQNLISQVILDTERERADYITIYMNDGNEIKAILSTLAEKINYYPSVTAQLEDRKGIIDMEVGIYFRSYNDVFGLAEAGEELENIEEQ; translated from the coding sequence ATGGACAAAGTTATAGACATCGAAGAACGCATACCAACGCTCCGGGAGCGGCGCAGAAAAAGGTCGAACCGCAAGTTTGCGGCTTTATTGACCGTTTTTCTTTCGTTGCTGTTCATTCTTTTATACAGCCAGTCCACTTATAGCGAGATCCGTGACATCAAAGTGACAGGCGCTGAATTATTCGATGGCGAGAGCTATGAGCAGGCCAGCACTTTGGCAGTTGGGGATTCGATGTGGTCATTTGACAGCGGAGAGATTGAACAAGAAATCGAATCGCTCGAATGGGTCGAATCGGCAACTGTCGAAAAGAAATGGCTGAGCTCTGTTGAAATCGAAATCGAGGAATTTGTCGAGATGGGGTATTTGGATCAAGGCAATAGCTACCAGGTGGTCTTGTCGAATGGTGTCGTGCTCAACCAGCCGATCAGCGTCGTGGAAGGACCGATCTTTTTGAATTTCGAAGATGAAGCGAAACGTGAAGCGCTAATTGAGCAGTTGGTCAAAACTGACCCAGAAGTGCAAAATCTCATCTCTCAAGTCATTTTGGATACGGAACGGGAACGCGCGGATTACATCACGATTTATATGAATGACGGAAACGAAATCAAGGCGATTTTATCGACTTTGGCAGAAAAGATTAATTATTATCCTTCTGTCACCGCCCAACTCGAAGACCGCAAAGGCATTATCGATATGGAAGTCGGCATCTATTTCCGTTCCTATAACGATGTGTTCGGATTGGCGGAAGCGGGTGAGGAACTTGAAAACATCGAAGAACAATGA
- the murD gene encoding UDP-N-acetylmuramoyl-L-alanine--D-glutamate ligase encodes MKDLPQLHQKKVLVLGLAKSGFTAARLLHKLGAFVTVNDSKPFEENPEAQELLNLGVTVICGRHPEDLLDEGFELVIKNPGIPYRNLLIQKALEKGIPVWTEIELAYRISEAPFIGITGSNGKTTTTTLLFHMLNQDGKSPLIAGNIGTVASGVAEKATADHVIVTELSSFQLKGTESFRPHISIITNLYEAHLDYHGSLEDYIGSKKKITENQTAEDYFIYNADQQMLVDHAKTVKAQGVPFTLKGRTEESISADSEYIYWQGEPLIERKRIMLAGEHNLENILSATAATLLSGGTKETIIRVLTSFTGVKHRSQFVGEWQGRRFYNDSKATNELATKSALEAFNDNIVLLAGGLERQHSLEELRPFMDRVKVLVTFGETADRFAEFAESCHVPNIIKAGLMDDAVEKAVSNSSPEDTILLSPACASWDQYESFEVRGDAFIEAARKYTEANE; translated from the coding sequence ATGAAAGATTTGCCGCAATTGCATCAAAAGAAAGTGCTTGTACTCGGATTGGCGAAAAGCGGCTTTACAGCTGCCCGCCTGTTACATAAACTCGGGGCATTCGTAACGGTCAATGATTCCAAGCCCTTCGAAGAAAATCCCGAAGCCCAGGAGCTATTAAATTTGGGCGTTACTGTCATTTGCGGGCGCCATCCGGAAGATTTATTGGATGAAGGTTTTGAACTTGTCATCAAGAATCCAGGGATTCCTTACCGAAACCTGCTGATCCAGAAAGCTTTGGAAAAAGGCATTCCGGTGTGGACGGAAATTGAGCTGGCCTACCGCATCAGCGAAGCGCCGTTTATCGGCATTACAGGATCGAACGGTAAAACCACAACGACGACTTTGTTGTTCCATATGCTCAACCAGGACGGCAAGTCACCGCTTATTGCAGGGAATATCGGCACAGTGGCAAGCGGCGTGGCAGAAAAAGCGACAGCTGACCACGTTATCGTCACAGAGCTTTCTTCATTCCAACTAAAAGGGACGGAATCCTTCCGCCCGCACATTTCGATCATCACCAATTTATATGAAGCGCATCTGGATTATCATGGATCGTTGGAAGATTATATCGGATCGAAAAAGAAAATCACGGAAAACCAGACAGCTGAAGATTATTTCATCTACAATGCCGATCAGCAGATGCTCGTGGACCATGCCAAGACAGTTAAAGCACAAGGTGTTCCTTTCACGTTGAAAGGCCGTACAGAAGAAAGCATCAGCGCAGACAGCGAATATATTTATTGGCAAGGCGAACCGTTAATCGAGCGCAAACGGATCATGCTGGCAGGTGAGCACAACCTCGAGAATATTTTATCCGCCACTGCGGCGACACTTCTTTCCGGAGGGACGAAAGAGACCATCATCCGCGTGCTAACTTCTTTCACTGGGGTCAAGCACCGTTCACAATTTGTTGGGGAATGGCAAGGCAGACGGTTTTATAACGATTCGAAGGCAACGAATGAACTTGCTACCAAAAGTGCGCTAGAAGCTTTCAACGATAACATCGTTTTGCTTGCAGGCGGATTGGAACGCCAGCATTCCTTAGAAGAATTGCGCCCATTCATGGACCGCGTGAAAGTGCTTGTCACTTTCGGCGAGACGGCGGATCGTTTTGCTGAATTTGCAGAAAGCTGCCATGTCCCAAACATTATCAAAGCCGGCTTGATGGACGATGCTGTCGAAAAAGCGGTCAGCAATTCGTCGCCAGAGGATACGATCCTATTGTCTCCTGCTTGTGCGAGCTGGGATCAATACGAAAGTTTTGAAGTTCGGGGCGATGCGTTCATTGAAGCGGCCCGAAAATATACAGAAGCGAACGAATAA
- the mraY gene encoding phospho-N-acetylmuramoyl-pentapeptide-transferase: protein MEGISIFGFGIALIMTVALMPVFIPLLKRMKFGQSIREEGPESHLKKTGTPTMGGLVFLISIIVTVILVAAFNGELSTQVVILLIVLFGYGLIGFLDDFIKVVLKRNLGLTSLQKLLAQIVIAVLSFFLLRANEFNTALGIPFTDASIELGWVYVLFIVFWLVGFSNAVNLTDGLDGLVAGTASIAFAAFGILAIVQQETGIALFTFTVAGGLIGFLIFNKYPAKVFMGDTGSLALGGALAMVSILLKQELLLLLIGLVFVIETASVILQVGSFKLRKKRIFKMSPIHHHFELSGWSEWKVVTVFWGVGFISAAVAVLLEVM, encoded by the coding sequence ATGGAAGGTATAAGTATATTTGGATTTGGGATCGCATTGATCATGACCGTCGCATTGATGCCAGTATTCATCCCGCTATTGAAACGCATGAAATTCGGGCAAAGCATTCGCGAGGAAGGTCCGGAATCACATTTGAAAAAAACGGGGACACCGACGATGGGCGGATTGGTGTTCCTGATTTCCATTATCGTGACGGTCATCTTAGTGGCCGCCTTCAATGGCGAATTGAGTACTCAAGTAGTCATATTATTGATTGTCCTATTCGGTTACGGATTGATCGGATTTTTGGATGATTTCATCAAAGTGGTGCTTAAGCGCAATCTTGGGCTGACTTCGCTTCAGAAGTTGCTGGCGCAAATCGTCATTGCCGTTTTATCATTCTTTTTGCTGCGTGCAAACGAATTTAATACGGCACTGGGCATTCCGTTCACAGATGCATCCATCGAACTCGGCTGGGTATACGTCTTGTTCATCGTGTTCTGGTTGGTCGGCTTCTCAAACGCCGTCAATTTGACGGACGGGCTTGATGGGCTTGTCGCAGGAACGGCATCCATCGCTTTTGCTGCGTTCGGCATACTGGCAATCGTCCAGCAGGAAACCGGAATTGCCTTGTTCACGTTTACGGTAGCAGGCGGATTGATCGGATTCCTCATCTTCAACAAATACCCAGCAAAAGTATTCATGGGCGATACAGGGTCTTTGGCTCTTGGCGGTGCGTTAGCCATGGTGTCGATCCTATTGAAACAGGAATTGCTCCTGCTCTTGATTGGTTTGGTGTTCGTCATTGAAACCGCTTCTGTCATTTTGCAGGTCGGAAGTTTTAAACTACGGAAAAAACGCATATTTAAAATGAGCCCGATCCACCATCATTTTGAATTGAGCGGCTGGTCTGAATGGAAAGTGGTCACCGTATTTTGGGGTGTCGGTTTCATCAGTGCCGCGGTTGCCGTTTTATTGGAGGTCATGTAA